From the genome of Solanum stenotomum isolate F172 chromosome 5, ASM1918654v1, whole genome shotgun sequence:
ATACATGTGTGGGCTTGACAGAATTAATGTCTGCCAAAAGCTTTGAGCGATCTTCCAAACGTCCCCTGCCATACTCATAAGGAATTCCCTGTTTCTCACACAATTTCCCTAGCACACCGCCAATCCACCCAGTCCTACCATAGATCAAGAACTTAAAAGGGGATTTCTGAGGCACATTGCTGGTCTTTGAAGCTGGAGCTGCCGTTTTGGTTTCATTGGACTTCCCTGAGAATTCGGTAGATCCAGAATCATATTTCTCAGCTCCATCCAAATTTCTTTCTATATCACCAGGCATCATCAGCATTCTAGGATGGGGAAGCAATGCTCCAGAGACATCCCCCCACCAATCAGGGTTATTCTTATACCATTCAATAGTCTTTTTCAGACCCTCTTCCCACATGGTCGTCTCAGACCAACCCAAGTTCTTCAACTTCTGATCATCCAGAAAGTACCTTTGGTCATTAAATGGCCTGTTCTCCACAAACTGAATAACTTTCTCTGAATCTATGTTAAAGAGTTTGCATATATCTTGGGCAACATCAATCACTCTTCTCTCTTTTGTAGTTCCAATGTTATAAACGTGACCGACCTCTCCCTTGTGTAGAACAACTTCAAAAGCCTCAGCAACATCCTCACAATAGAGATAACTACGAACATTACAACCATCACCATGAATAGGAAGAGGCTTTCCCCTCATGGCTAAAAGTATAAACTTAGGGATTAGTTTCTCAGGAAATTGGTTAGGACCATAGACATTGTTCCCTCTAGTGGTTATAACAGGTAACCCATATGATCTACCATAAGCCATAACAAGCATTTCAGCCCCAGCTTTTGTGGCTGAATATGGGTTAGTGGGAAGGAGTTGTGAGGCCTCGTGGTTTCCTACAACAGCATCCTCATCAGTCTCCCCATAGACCTCATCCGTACTCACATGGATAAACCTTCTGATCTGACCAGTAACTTTGCAGGCCTCTAATAGTACATGGGTACCATAGATGTTATTCTTAGTGAACTCAAAGCTATTACCAAAGGAGTTATCAACATGGGTCTGAGCAGCAAAGTGCATTATAGTGTCAATGGACTCAGTTATGAGAAGGTAGTTAACGAGATCTGCACTAGCAATATCTCCCTTAACAAACTTGAAATTAGGGGAAGATCGGGAAGGAATAAGATTCTTCAAATTTGAACAATAGTCAAGTTTGTCAAGGACAACAATCTTGTAATCAGGGTAGCTCCGAACAAGTCTGTTGGCTACATGACATGCAATAAATCCGGCAGCTCCAGTAATGAGTATATTCTTAGGGGTGTATGTTGACATCTTGAAGCAGCTTCTAACACATGCAAAATTCCAAACCAATATCAAGATTTTGTAGCAACCTCAGATCCATAATTAAAAATAGcatagaaaaaacaaaacaatatcTAGTTTctaatcaatcaatcaatcaacctAACTACTCCTCACCTCACGTGAATCTTAGTAGCTTAGTTGGTTAGCTACCTGAACTTTCACCTTGTTGCTAAAAAATCGATTGCTATACCTTGTAATCCCCTCACCCATTTCTCCTCCACCTACCcccaattatttaataaaaacacGAACTACTCCTCAATGCAAAACTAGTCGGGGTTGGCAATATGAATCCTCTACACATTCTACTCCATTCCTACTcatttcaatccaaaaacttATTTCTCTAAACCTAATCCCTCGTTTCCCCAttacaaatcaaaattaaaaaaacccaGATCATTAGATCCAAAATTTTCCCAACAACGATCACCAATTCAAATGATTATCTCTATCAGATCTGCATAAATTAACCAAttctaaaccaaaaaaaaaaacagatcaACACCATCAAATTATTAAACAGATCTTACCCAGATACAAATTCTATAACAGAAAATCAATACTggatcattttcttcaattcaaaTTGCAACAGATCACACAAGATCAAAATAATAGCAATAAATTATGCagaaaaaattcaataaaaaaattgatgaaactTACTGTTTCAAATCCCGATCAGGATCCACCCCAActgagagagaagaaaaaaaaagagtacaaaATCGCCCAGTGCTTCGGCCTTTATAGAGAGAGAATCAGACAAGAAGGATCAAAGGAACGTGTTTTTCTCTATTTATGGATTCACATACCaaagaaaatttaataaaataaagaaatgtaAGCAAATCTCTACTTATTTTTTTGCATGATACAATAATACATAGtcctataatttaatttattttccgCTAATATTTATGTTCTCCAACTTTACGTGAGTAGATATATACTTTAACTTGTATATGTCAAGTATAACGTGTGTGTCTACTTATTtaactttatataaatttaaatgttaCTTATATGTACTCAAAATTGAAGAACACGTTAAAAAGTGTATTATTTATAATAgactattaattgttttttaaatatatattatgacATCTTCCAACACATCTAGACTTTCAAAAAGGGGTTAGCATTTGGGTTAATAACACTTTTGATCCTTTAATTTAGGAGCTTTGGAGTAACGATGAAGTTATTCTTATATGATTTGTAAGTAATGTGTTTGAGCAGTGCAAGCTATAGATATTGATGTTTTTATTAGGATAGGTCGTTTACATCACATTCGTTGGAGTATGATTTATTTCTAGACTCTTCTAATAGAGAATATTTCATGCACTGAACTGTCTTTTTAATCATTATATAGAGAATATTTCATGCACTgaactttatataaatttaaatgttaCTTGTTAAATGTTTCCTCATTTAGTTACTCATGTGTTACGTGAAACTTGTAATGTTACTCCATATATGAGAATAAGTATTACTTATGAAAATAGTTCAAAAATGATATATTTCCTACTCAAAAGGACCAAAAATGCacattttaattattagttaaaaataaatgtattgAGTTATATACCACAAAGATTAAAATCGTAACTTACCAATAATTGAGGAAACAAAAATAGGATTCTCCTTTTACACTTTTGATCCCTCAATTACtgatactatttttattttgattattatgaaatttaattaaatctaaTTAATCTTCGGTGTAGGACTTTTCGACATtgcaaatttgaatttaatcaaattttaatcaaGGCGTCaaacatgtttttttcttttttcacaaGTTTAAActgtaaaaataatttcttatagAAATATAAGATAAATATGTGCCTAATGAATCCAATCTAGTACTGTCATTTCCCAAATTACCTTTATCTCGTATATAACATACTTCAAATTTACTCTGAATCCTGAATTCTGCTTAAAATTTAACACATAAGtcaacaagaaaacaaaaaaaatatgcatcTACATGCTAGATTTGCTTAATTTTGCCTTCTCATAAGTTGATACATATTTTCTATACAAAAAATTGTGAATATAGTAAAGCAAAAGTCACAGCAGCAAGTCCTTCAGAGTAGTTCTCCCAACAACATCCACATTTTCCTGAAAATGTAGGTAGGTGTAAAGAGTGAGTAAAAAGATTTGCATCGTGATTTGTGTCAGAGtcaatttttttactaaaaagatcgaaatataaagaaaattcgTCGATCTACATAATGTAATATTTCTCTCCCCAAATAATGACAATAGATCAAAATTCTAAGATAATGGTTATATAAGAGTAcacttataatattttatatataaattccaAGAAGAACGACTT
Proteins encoded in this window:
- the LOC125864328 gene encoding trifunctional UDP-glucose 4,6-dehydratase/UDP-4-keto-6-deoxy-D-glucose 3,5-epimerase/UDP-4-keto-L-rhamnose-reductase RHM1-like, whose protein sequence is MSTYTPKNILITGAAGFIACHVANRLVRSYPDYKIVVLDKLDYCSNLKNLIPSRSSPNFKFVKGDIASADLVNYLLITESIDTIMHFAAQTHVDNSFGNSFEFTKNNIYGTHVLLEACKVTGQIRRFIHVSTDEVYGETDEDAVVGNHEASQLLPTNPYSATKAGAEMLVMAYGRSYGLPVITTRGNNVYGPNQFPEKLIPKFILLAMRGKPLPIHGDGCNVRSYLYCEDVAEAFEVVLHKGEVGHVYNIGTTKERRVIDVAQDICKLFNIDSEKVIQFVENRPFNDQRYFLDDQKLKNLGWSETTMWEEGLKKTIEWYKNNPDWWGDVSGALLPHPRMLMMPGDIERNLDGAEKYDSGSTEFSGKSNETKTAAPASKTSNVPQKSPFKFLIYGRTGWIGGVLGKLCEKQGIPYEYGRGRLEDRSKLLADINSVKPTHVFNAAGVTGRPNVDWCESHKPETIRTNVAGTLNLADVCRENGLLMVNFATGCIFEYDAAHPEGSGIGFKEEDTPNFAGSFYSKTKAMVEDLLKNYDNVCTLRVRMPISSDLSNPRNFITKISRYNKVVNIPNSMTILDELLPISIEMAKRNLRGIWNFTNPGVVSHNEILEMYKKYIDPAFTYANFTVEEQAKVIVAARSNNEMDASKLKKEFPELLSIKESLIKNVFEPNKKTST